The genome window CACAGCATTAAACAAAAATGATGATCCAGACTGGAATGCAGGCGCCACGCTCGGGGGACAGGTCACCAGAGACGTGCCTGTCCCGAAGGCCCCGGGGAGGCCCGCACGCacccgccccggcccggcccgccgcGGCCCTCACCTTCTCACCGCTGTCTCGCAGCTGCTGCAGCTGCCGCAGGCGGCGCCCCTTCTCCAGCTGCTTCTGCAGCTCCAGCTCCGCCTCATCCTCCTCCAGCACCTCCGGGGACCCGGATTGCGGCGCTCCAGCCTCCTCTGGAGGAAACACGGGGGACCCCTGCTCGGATCGCCTCCTCGCCCCGGGGCGCTCAGCCCGGCCCCCGCTGCCCATCCTCGGCTGCCCGGACCCTCACCGTCATCGCTGATGTCCATGTTCTCCACGCGGGTGTCATCGGACTGCGGGGGCTGAGGAGccggctccttctcttcttcctcggGGTTCTCCTCGTCTGCCTCGGGCACTCGGCGCCGGCCTCGGCCCCGCAGTCTGCGGAAAGGGGCCTCTCCCGTGAGCGCGGGCCCCTAGGCCAGTCCATCCCCGGCACCGTAACCCTGTTTCCAAGCCCACCTGGAACCGAAGTCCCCATCCTGAGTCTGGTCTCCCAGAGGCAGCAAGTCATCGGCCCGCACGAccacctccttctcttttttgcGGATCTTCTTCACCCTCCGTTTGGTCTTTTTAAAGGTCACctgaggggagaaaggagagatgagACTTGAACTGGGAAAGTAGGCCCCCACAAGCCCCCAAGAATgaagacttaaaaaatttttttttcactgaaggtaggggagggagggacagatggagtgggggacaggaagagggaaagagagtctcttAGGCAAGCTCCGTGCTGGGCGCAGGTCCCCATCCCACAGCCTTGtgaccaagacctgagccgaaattaagagctggacgcttaaccgactgagccacccggggacGTGAAGAATGAACGCTTCTCTAGCATTCCTCCAGGCCAGCCTTTAGACACTTGGCACACATATACAACGTGTGCAACCGGCCTGATCTCATCCCACTTGTGAGCTGAGAAAAGCCTcagcacagagaggctaagttccttgcctgaggtcacccagCTCCTAAATGGGAGAGCCAGGATTGTGAACCTTCTCTTCGGGCTCCGGAGTCCTGCTCTTAATCACAAGGCCCAGCAATCTAGCCATGGGTCTACCTCTGTGCTCAGAATCATCCCAAATACGAAATCCACACTCCGCCGTAACATTACCAGCCTGCCACACTGTCACTAGTCCTCGCAGCGGCCCTCAAGAGACGGCTCCTGCCACCCCCATTCCAAATCAGGTGCCTCAGGCTCACAGGTAAGGAACTCCCCGGGGCACAAGCTGGCCATGTTGCAGAGCTCGACTCAAGCTCAGAACCATCCGTCCCAGCGTGTGGTCACTGTCCCCGCACAGCACCTCCTCACAGCTGCCACACAACGCAGACCACGAGGGCCAAGCCCCCACACTCGCCCTTCCTCTGTAGCGCCCCCGAGCTGCACGTGACCCCAGAGAGGGAGGAATCCCCACCCCAATTACGAGGTGTGGGTGCAGGCCACGGGTCTCACCATCTCCTCGGGCGTGAGGTACTCGGAGGCCAGCCGGGGCCCCACGGTGCTCAGGGACTGGGCCTGCAGCCGCAGCTTCGCCCGGATCTCCTCCAGCTCCCGCTCCCGCAGGCCATCAGCAGTGCCGCCCTGCTCCAAGCGGAACGAGTGTGGCCGCTCGCCCTCGAGCTCCTCGTCATACTTGGACAGGATAGAACGGGGTTTTTGCTGCAAAACAACAGGTACTGGTTGGGACCCAGCCTGGCTCCTGAAAAACCACAGAGCCCCCATCCCGCTGCCCCGCCTGCCTGTGCCAAGTCATCCACGCTCTCGTCCTCTGCGTAGGGCAGGTAGTCGGGCTTCTTCTTCCGGAGCTCCACGTTCTTCTCTGCCCGCTCTTTGTCTAAGAGGTTCACGTTCACCAGcacatcctcctcctcctgcagcaCACCTGCGGACAGGGCAGGAGGGGTGGCCCTTCCAGCTTGCCCTTGACGCAGCAGCGCCCCCGTCCCCCACTGGAATTCGCAGCTCAACCCACCTTTGTCCTTGAGGGTGAGGATCAGAGTCTCCCCTTCTCGGAAGGAATCGATAGCATGTTCCACAGTGAGGCCCTGTAGGTCCCGGGCACTGTACAGGTCCTACAGGGGAGGGGACCGTCCAGCCAAGTCAGGAGCCCTGACCCGCCCAGCCCCAGGATCCCAGCACCCAGGACAGCGCTCCCGGCCCCCGCCACCACTGCAGCCTCACCTGCCGCCTCTGCCCAAACTCCTCCTCCACCAGGGTGCTGACACCGAACTCCTGGTCCATCTCCTCCAGCAGTTTGGCCTGTGGGATGAGAAGGGGGTGACCTATGACCTCATGCCATTCAGCATCACTGGAAGACACGTGGGGCTTTACCAAGTGGGAGcacaaaaagggaaggaaggcccTATGGGCCAGCTGCTAAGAATCCAGAGCAGAAGCCAACGACCACAGACCTCCGACCTCTCTGGACCTGGTCCCCTCCCAAGGACAGGTCTCCGGCCCCACCAGCCAGCCAGGTTACAAAGCACTAAGCGACCACCCCGAGCTGCCCAGGCGCTCACCCTCTTCTCTGCCAAgtccttctccttctgcagctGCCGGCTCCGCTCGATCCAGGCTGCGGTGTCATCCAGCCAGGGGTCGTCCTCCCCCAGCGTCTTTATCTTTCtgaagagaggagaaagtggTCTTCTGGGAGCCCCACTCCTGTTCCCTGCACCCGACTCCAGAGCTCCTGGGCGGCCTCCTCAGGGCCTTCCCTTTGCCCGCCCTGCTgacccccctcaccccagctttTGGTTCAGGAGACGCTTTTCTTTGGCAGCCGCCAGCTTCTCCCGTAGCTCTTCTCGCTGTCTCAAGGCCATGGGGTTGATGACATCGGCTGCCACGGGCTCCTCCTTGGTGCCCGCCTCTGGAAGGGGGGCCCAGACGTGAGGCTATGCCTGCCCATggctggtggggagaggagggagccacTCACCCTGCCCCTTTCCAGCTCAGGGGGCCAGAAGgggccgggtggggggggggggcgaatCCTTCACGTCCCTCCTCCCACTTCAGCCCACATTTCCATGTCACCCCACACCGCATGATGGGATCCTCCGCGGCTTacaagcccccaccccccgccacaaTCAcgctttaagaaagaaacaaacccaaCACCTGCACAGCCCAGATCGGTCTGCAGCACCTGTGCACGTGTCTCAGCCTGGCTAATGCGGAGCAAGCACATGGCACCAGCCATCTGAGCTTAAGAGAATCCCTATTCCCAGCCCCCCATCACGACTGCAAGGAAAGGCCTCCTGCCCACCAGCAAGTATAcgtacgtgtacacacacacacacacacagcaactaCATGGTGCTGAACCTGagccataaccccaccctcctcaaAGGCCCCTTCAGATGGTCTTTCGCCTCCACCCAAAGGCCCTCCCTCAGCCCCATCCACCGCCCCACACTCACCCTTCTTGACGGCATTGACCTCCAAGGGTTTCAGCCCCAACTTTGCCCGGAGTTTACTGAGGACAAGAAATAAGAGCGTTAAGAGCTGTCAACGAAATAGGGACATCAAAGGCATTTCTGGACAGACACGGGGTGAAACCAGGATGGAAATGAGAGGTCCTGAGGGCCCCCAAAGCAGAGACTGACCCAGGCAGCCTAGGACGTTGGGATGGACACTGGCCTCCAAATCAGGGAACATAGGCGCCGGCCCGGCCGGCCCCTCATCAGCAGAAGGCCAGATTTCTGCTTGGCTCTTGGCGTCCTCTTCTGTAACTCAAATGGTAACGCTCCAATTCCAATGAGAATGCTTTGGTGGGTGAaagacaccccccgcccccgggaaAGCTGCCCCAGAAGCCCTGTGTCTCAGAATATAAAAGCAGAACATGAGCGAGACCCAACTTACTTGGTCTCCTCGATGCTGAGTGACGAGGCATCTCCCGAGCTAGGTTTGGAGCTGGCGGCTGGAACAAGAAGCGGGACTCAGGAGCCGCACGGAGGGCCAGCGGGCGGCATCTCTGGCTCTGGCTGCAGGCACCCCCTCACCAGCTCCTGGGCCTTACTGGGACACCCGAACACAGCAGTCCTGCCCCACCCAAGCAGCTCCTCCTACCTCAGTCCTAGTCTCTTGAGACCCCAACTCTCTATGTAACCTTCCTCTCCTGAGCCAAAAGGTCCAACCTTGCTGCATCCTTCAC of Mustela nigripes isolate SB6536 chromosome 1, MUSNIG.SB6536, whole genome shotgun sequence contains these proteins:
- the SART1 gene encoding U4/U6.U5 tri-snRNP-associated protein 1, with product MGSSKKHRGEKEASGTTAAASTGGATEQPPRHREHKKHKHRSGGGGSSGGERRKRSRERGGERGGGRRGAEAEARSGAHGRERSQAEPSERRVKREKRDDGYEAAASSKPSSGDASSLSIEETNKLRAKLGLKPLEVNAVKKEAGTKEEPVAADVINPMALRQREELREKLAAAKEKRLLNQKLGKIKTLGEDDPWLDDTAAWIERSRQLQKEKDLAEKRAKLLEEMDQEFGVSTLVEEEFGQRRQDLYSARDLQGLTVEHAIDSFREGETLILTLKDKGVLQEEEDVLVNVNLLDKERAEKNVELRKKKPDYLPYAEDESVDDLAQQKPRSILSKYDEELEGERPHSFRLEQGGTADGLRERELEEIRAKLRLQAQSLSTVGPRLASEYLTPEEMVTFKKTKRRVKKIRKKEKEVVVRADDLLPLGDQTQDGDFGSRLRGRGRRRVPEADEENPEEEEKEPAPQPPQSDDTRVENMDISDDEEAGAPQSGSPEVLEEDEAELELQKQLEKGRRLRQLQQLRDSGEKVVEIVKKLESRQRGWEEDEDPERKGAIVFNATSEFCRTLGEIPTYGLAGNREEQEELMDFERDEERSANGGSESDGEENIGWSTVNLDEEKQQQDFSASSTTILDEEPIVNRGLAAALLLCQNKGLLETTVQKVARVKAPNKSLPSAVYCIEDKMAIDDKYSRREEYRGFTQDFKEKDGYKPDVKIEYVDETGRKLTPKEAFRQLSHRFHGKGSGKMKTERRMKKLDEEALLKKMSSSDTPLGTVALLQEKQKAQKTPYIVLSGSGKSMNANTITK